A genomic window from Tenebrio molitor chromosome X, icTenMoli1.1, whole genome shotgun sequence includes:
- the Jwa gene encoding PRA1 family protein 3: protein MSKTSEFEIAPLRSLDDFLLESARFQIPNVNDFEKWGKRVTSNLLYYQSNYFLMSLIIFVIVGVIHPTKMACGFVVTAVIFMVFSYITNERFAAAQFKKKHPVISILLILSGCYFVAYMLKSLLVFMFGILLPISATFIHSSLRLRNIKNKIVNRVENLGLKRTPMGIFLEELGLDQEGF, encoded by the exons ATGAGCAAGACGTCGGAATTTGAAATCGCCCCTTTGAGGTCGCTGGACGATTTCCTTTTGGAGTCGGCTCGATTTCAGATACCCAACGTGAACGATTTCGAAAAATGGGGTAAACGCGTCACCAGCAACTTGCTCTATTACCAGAGTAACTATTTCTTAATGTCgctcataatttttgttatcgtCGG TGTGATACACCCAACGAAAATGGCTTGCGGGTTTGTCGTTACTGCAGTCATATTTATGGTATTCTCTTACATCACCAACGAACGTTTTGCCGCTGCTCAATTTAAGAAGAAACATCCAGTTATCTCAATTTTGCTCATTTTATCTGGATGCTATTTTGTTGCATATATGTTGAAGTCTCTCTTAGTCTTTATGTTTGGTATTCTACTCCCAATCTCAG ctACTTTTATTCACTCATCTCTAAGGCTtagaaacatcaaaaataaaattgtcaatCGTGTGGAGAATTTAGGACTCAAAAGAACTCCAATGGGTATTTTTCTTGAAGAACTGGGGTTGGATCAGGAGGGATTCTAA